In Saccharomyces cerevisiae S288C chromosome XV, complete sequence, the following proteins share a genomic window:
- the ALD4 gene encoding aldehyde dehydrogenase (NADP(+)) ALD4 (Mitochondrial aldehyde dehydrogenase; K+ dependent enzyme that can use either NADP+ or NAD+ as cofactor; required for growth on ethanol and for conversion of acetaldehyde to acetate; can substitute for cytosolic NADP-dependent aldehyde dehydrogenase when directed to the cytosol; influences lipid metabolism; polymerizes into filaments in meiotic cells; phosphorylated; expression is glucose repressed; human homolog ALDH2 can complement a yeast ald4 mutant), translating to MFSRSTLCLKTSASSIGRLQLRYFSHLPMTVPIKLPNGLEYEQPTGLFINNKFVPSKQNKTFEVINPSTEEEICHIYEGREDDVEEAVQAADRAFSNGSWNGIDPIDRGKALYRLAELIEQDKDVIASIETLDNGKAISSSRGDVDLVINYLKSSAGFADKIDGRMIDTGRTHFSYTKRQPLGVCGQIIPWNFPLLMWAWKIAPALVTGNTVVLKTAESTPLSALYVSKYIPQAGIPPGVINIVSGFGKIVGEAITNHPKIKKVAFTGSTATGRHIYQSAAAGLKKVTLELGGKSPNIVFADAELKKAVQNIILGIYYNSGEVCCAGSRVYVEESIYDKFIEEFKAASESIKVGDPFDESTFQGAQTSQMQLNKILKYVDIGKNEGATLITGGERLGSKGYFIKPTVFGDVKEDMRIVKEEIFGPVVTVTKFKSADEVINMANDSEYGLAAGIHTSNINTALKVADRVNAGTVWINTYNDFHHAVPFGGFNASGLGREMSVDALQNYLQVKAVRAKLDE from the coding sequence ATGTTCAGTAGATCTACGCTCTGCTTAAAGACGTCTGCATCCTCCATTGGGAGACTTCAATTGAGATATTTCTCACACCTTCCTATGACAGTGCCTATCAAGCTGCCCAATGGGTTGGAATATGAGCAACCAACGGGGTTgttcatcaacaacaagTTTGTTCCTTCTAAACAGAACAAGACCTTCGAAGTCATTAACCCTTCCacggaagaagaaatatgTCATATTTATGAAGGTAGAGAGGACGATGTGGAAGAGGCCGTGCAGGCCGCCGACCGTGCCTTCTCTAATGGGTCTTGGAACGGTATCGACCCTATTGACAGGGGTAAGGCTTTGTACAGGTTAGCCGAATTAATTGAACAGGACAAGGATGTCATTGCTTCCATCGAGACTTTGGATAACGGTAAAGCTATCTCTTCCTCGAGAGGAGATGTTGATTTAGTCATCAACTATTTGAAATCTTCTGCTGGCTTTGCTGATAAAATTGATGGTAGAATGATTGATACTGGTAGAACCCATTTTTCTTACACTAAGAGACAGCCTTTGGGTGTTTGTGGGCAGATTATTCCTTGGAATTTCCCACTGTTGATGTGGGCCTGGAAGATTGCCCCTGCTTTGGTCACCGGTAACACCGTCGTGTTGAAGACTGCCGAATCCACCCCATTGTCCGCTTTGTATGTGTCTAAATACATCCCACAGGCGGGTATTCCACCTGGTGTGATCAACATTGTATCCGGGTTTGGTAAGATTGTGGGTGAGGCCATTACAAACCATccaaaaatcaaaaaggtTGCCTTCACAGGGTCCACGGCTACGGGTAGACACATTTACCAGTCCGCAGCCGCAGGCTTGAAAAAAGTGACTTTGGAGCTGGGTGGTAAATCACCAAACATTGTCTTCGCGGACGCCGAGTTGAAAAAAGCCGTGCAAAACATTATCCTTGGTATCTACTACAATTCTGGTGAGGTCTGTTGTGCGGGTTCAAGGGTGTATGTTGAAGAATCTATTTACGACAAATTCATTGAAGAGTTCAAAGCCGCTTCTGAATCCATCAAGGTGGGCGACCCATTCGATGAATCTACTTTCCAAGGTGCACAAACCTCTCAAATGCAACTAAACAAAATCTTGAAATACGTTGACATTGGTAAGAATGAAGGTGCTACTTTGATTACCGGTGGTGAAAGATTAGGTAGCAAGGGTTACTTCATTAAGCCAACTGTCTTTGGTGACGTTAAGGAAGACATGAGAATTGTCAAAGAGGAAATCTTTGGCCCTGTTGTCACTGTAACCAAATTCAAATCTGCCGACGAAGTCATTAACATGGCGAACGATTCTGAATACGGGTTGGCTGCTGGTATTCACACCTCTAATATTAATACCGCCTTAAAAGTGGCTGATAGAGTTAATGCGGGTACGGTCTGGATAAACACTTATAACGATTTCCACCACGCAGTTCCTTTCGGTGGGTTCAATGCATCTGGTTTGGGCAGGGAAATGTCTGTTGATGCTTTACAAAACTACTTGCAAGTTAAAGCGGTCCGTGCCAAATTGGACGAGTAA
- the GDH1 gene encoding glutamate dehydrogenase (NADP(+)) GDH1 (NADP(+)-dependent glutamate dehydrogenase; synthesizes glutamate from ammonia and alpha-ketoglutarate; rate of alpha-ketoglutarate utilization differs from Gdh3p; expression regulated by nitrogen and carbon sources; GDH1 has a paralog, GDH3, that arose from the whole genome duplication): MSEPEFQQAYEEVVSSLEDSTLFEQHPEYRKVLPIVSVPERIIQFRVTWENDKGEQEVAQGYRVQYNSAKGPYKGGLRFHPSVNLSILKFLGFEQIFKNSLTGLDMGGGKGGLCVDLKGRSNNEIRRICYAFMRELSRHIGQDTDVPAGDIGVGGREIGYLFGAYRSYKNSWEGVLTGKGLNWGGSLIRPEATGYGLVYYTQAMIDYATNGKESFEGKRVTISGSGNVAQYAALKVIELGGTVVSLSDSKGCIISETGITSEQVADISSAKVNFKSLEQIVNEYSTFSENKVQYIAGARPWTHVQKVDIALPCATQNEVSGEEAKALVAQGVKFIAEGSNMGSTPEAIAVFETARSTATGPSEAVWYGPPKAANLGGVAVSGLEMAQNSQRITWTSERVDQELKRIMINCFNECIDYAKKYTKDGKVLPSLVKGANIASFIKVSDAMFDQGDVF, from the coding sequence atgtcaGAGCCAGAATTTCAACAAGCTTACGAAGAAGTTGTCTCCTCTTTGGAAGACTCTACTCTTTTCGAACAACACCCAGAATACAGAAAGGTTTTGCCAATTGTTTCTGTTCCAGAAAGAATCATACAATTCAGAGTCACCTGGGAAAATGACAAGGGTGAACAAGAAGTTGCTCAAGGTTACAGAGTGCAATATAACTCCGCCAAGGGTCCATACAAGGGTGGTCTACGTTTCCATCCTTCCGTGAACTTGTCTATCTTGAAATTCTTGGGTTTCGAACAAATCTTCAAGAACTCCTTGACCGGCCTAGACATGGGTGGTGGTAAAGGTGGTCTATGTGTGGACTTGAAGGGAAGATCTAATAACGAAATCAGAAGAATCTGTTATGCTTTCATGAGAGAATTGAGCAGACACATTGGTCAAGACACTGACGTGCCAGCTGGTGATATCGGTGTTGGTGGTCGTGAAATTGGTTACCTGTTCGGTGCTTACAGATCATACAAGAACTCCTGGGAAGGTGTCTTAACCGGTAAGGGTTTGAACTGGGGTGGTTCTTTGATCAGACCAGAAGCCACTGGTTACGGTTTAGTTTACTATACTCAAGCTATGATCGACTATGCCACAAACGGTAAGGAATCTTTCGAAGGTAAGCGCGTCACCATCTCTGGTAGTGGTAACGTTGCTCAATACGCTGCCTTGAAGGTTATTGAGCTAGGTGGTACTGTCGTTTCCCTATCTGACTCCAAGGGTTGTATCATCTCTGAAACTGGTATCACCTCCGAACAAGTCGCTGATATTTCCAGTGCTAAGGTCAACTTCAAGTCCTTGGAACAAATCGTCAACGAATACTCTACTTTCTCCGAAAACAAAGTGCAATACATTGCTGGTGCTCGTCCATGGACCCACGTCCAAAAGGTCGACATTGCTTTGCCATGTGCCACCCAAAATGAAGTCAGCGGTGAAGAAGCCAAGGCCTTGGTTGCTCAAGGTGTCAAGTTTATTGCCGAAGGTTCCAACATGGGTTCCACTCCAGAAGCTATTGCCGTCTTTGAAACTGCTCGTTCCACCGCCACTGGACCAAGCGAAGCTGTTTGGTACGGTCCACCAAAGGCTGCTAACTTGGGTGGTGTTGCTGTTTCTGGTTTAGAAATGGCACAAAACTCTCAAAGAATCACATGGACTAGCGAAAGAGTTGACCAAGAGTTGAAGAGAATTATGATCAACTGTTTCAATGAATGTATCGACTATGCCAAGAAGTACACTAAGGACGGTAAGGTCTTGCCATCTTTGGTCAAAGGTGCTAATATCGCAAGTTTCATCAAGGTCTCTGATGCTATGTTTGACCAAGGTGATGTATTTTAA
- a CDS encoding uncharacterized protein (hypothetical protein; conserved among S. cerevisiae strains; YOR376W is not an essential gene), with the protein MKNRKFSNLLLLRLRILCFNKKPAFAATSYAFFFRNFSVLIFIMVPDEKENGAAADNSFSLLIGRGVVLFLFYCPTALKMHGPVPAHWFCDKNIEAIQSDGQIRLLRSGPFPWSHGTCIRGA; encoded by the coding sequence atgaaaaacagaaaattttccaatcTTCTCTTACTTAGATTACGTATACTTTGCTTTAACAAGAAGCCGGCCTTTGCTGCTACTTCTTACGCTTTCTTCTTCCGCAATTTTTCAGTGCTGATTTTCATTATGGTACctgatgaaaaagaaaacggcGCAGCAGCTGATAACAGCTTCTCTCTGCTGATTGGACGTGGGGTCGtactatttcttttttattgccCCACCGCACTGAAAATGCATGGGCCGGTTCCGGCGCATTGGTTCTGCGATAAGAATATCGAGGCCATCCAATCAGATGGTCAGATAAGGTTATTAAGATCAGGCCCGTTTCCATGGAGTCATGGAACCTGCATAAGGGGAGCCTGA
- a CDS encoding uncharacterized protein (hypothetical protein; identified by fungal homology and RT-PCR): MTFHLGWTILWYNQAYLEVWATVFQDEMHKYSLHPQSRDAKTKFCCCIPFK, translated from the coding sequence ATGACATTCCATCTTGGGTGGACAATTTTATGGTATAATCAAGCGTATTTAGAAGTTTGGGCGACAGTATTTCAAGACGAGATGCATAAGTATTCTCTTCATCCTCAATCCCGCGATGCTAAAACaaagttttgttgttgcaTTCCATTTAAGTAG
- the ATF1 gene encoding alcohol O-acetyltransferase (Alcohol acetyltransferase; responsible for the major part of volatile acetate ester production during fermentation; main enzyme involved in terpenyl acetate synthesis; potential roles in lipid and sterol metabolism), giving the protein MNEIDEKNQAPVQQECLKEMIQNGHARRMGSVEDLYVALNRQNLYRNFCTYGELSDYCTRDQLTLALREICLKNPTLLHIVLPTRWPNHENYYRSSEYYSRPHPVHDYISVLQELKLSGVVLNEQPEYSAVMKQILEEFKNSKGSYTAKIFKLTTTLTIPYFGPTGPSWRLICLPEEHTEKWKKFIFVSNHCMSDGRSSIHFFHDLRDELNNIKTPPKKLDYIFKYEEDYQLLRKLPEPIEKVIDFRPPYLFIPKSLLSGFIYNHLRFSSKGVCMRMDDVEKTDDVVTEIINISPTEFQAIKANIKSNIQGKCTITPFLHVCWFVSLHKWGKFFKPLNFEWLTDIFIPADCRSQLPDDDEMRQMYRYGANVGFIDFTPWISEFDMNDNKENFWPLIEHYHEVISEALRNKKHLHGLGFNIQGFVQKYVNIDKVMCDRAIGKRRGGTLLSNVGLFNQLEEPDAKYSICDLAFGQFQGSWHQAFSLGVCSTNVKGMNIVVASTKNVVGSQESLEELCSIYKALLLGP; this is encoded by the coding sequence ATGAATGAAATCGATGAGAAAAATCAGGCCCCCGTGCAACAAGAATGCCTGAAAGAGATGATTCAGAATGGGCATGCTCGGCGTATGGGATCTGTTGAAGATCTGTATGTTGCTCTCAACAGACAAAACTTATATCGAAACTTCTGCACATATGGAGAATTGAGTGATTACTGTACTAGGGATCAGCTCACATTAGCTTTGAGGGAAATCTGCCTGAAAAATCCAACTCTTTTACATATTGTTCTACCAACAAGATGGCCAAATCATGAAAATTATTATCGCAGTTCCGAATACTATTCACGGCCACATCCAGTGCATGATTATATTTCAGTATTACAAGAATTGAAACTGAGTGGTGTGGTTCTCAATGAACAACCTGAGTACAGTGCAGTAATGAAGCAAATATTagaagaattcaaaaatagtAAGGGTTCCTATACtgcaaaaatttttaaacttACTACCACTTTGACTATTCCTTACTTTGGACCAACAGGACCGAGTTGGCGGCTAATTTGTCTTCCAGAAGAGCACACAGAaaagtggaaaaaatttatcttTGTATCTAATCATTGCATGTCTGATGGTCGGTCTTCGATCCACTTTTTTCATGATTTAAGAGACGaattaaataatattaaaactccaccaaaaaaattagattaCATTTTCAAGTACGAGGAGGATTACCAATTATTGAGGAAACTTCCAGAACCGATCGAAAAGGTGATAGACTTTAGACCACCGTACTTGTTTATTCCGAAGTCACTTCTTTCGGGTTTCATCTACAATCATTTGagattttcttcaaaaggtGTCTGTATGAGAATGGATGATGTGGAAAAAACCGATGATGTTGTCACCGAGATCATCAATATTTCACCAACAGAATTTCAAGCGATTAAAGCAAATATTAAATCAAATATCCAAGGTAAGTGTACTATCACTCCGTTTTTACATGTTTGTTGGTTTGTATCTCTTCATAAATGGggtaaatttttcaaaccaTTGAACTTCGAATGGCTTACGGATATTTTTATCCCCGCAGATTGCCGCTCACAACTACcagatgatgatgaaatgaGACAGATGTACAGATATGGCGCTAACGTTGGATTTATTGACTTCACCCCCTGGATAAGCGAATTTGACATGAATGataacaaagaaaatttttggcCACTTATTGAGCACTACCATGAAGTAATTTCGGAAGCtttaagaaataaaaagcatCTCCATGGCTTAGGGTTCAATATACAAGGCTTCGTTCAAAAATATGTGAACATTGACAAGGTAATGTGCGATCGTGCCATCGGGAAAAGACGCGGAGGTACATTGTTAAGCAATGTAGGTCTGTTTAATCAGTTAGAGGAGCCCGATGCCAAATATTCTATATGCGATTTGGCATTTGGCCAATTTCAAGGATCCTGGCACCAAGCATTTTCCTTGGGTGTTTGTTCGACTAATGTAAAGGGGATGaatattgttgttgcttCAACAAAGAATGTTGTTGGTAGTCAAGAATCTCTCGAAGAGCTTTGCTCCATTTACAAAGCTCTCCTTTTAGGCCCTTAG
- the AMF1 gene encoding Amf1p (Low affinity NH4+ transporter; member of the DHA2 family of drug:H+ anti porters; putative paralog of ATR1; but not required for boron tolerance; non-essential gene), with product MSTSSSVTQKNLDTNAEALKKEDKVLSEFDIQDERPKSLLWESAFVGVLCSAQLMTQAGLGQSLAPLHIIGNSFGTTNAGQLSWFASAYSLTVGTFILIAGRLGDIFGHKKFFVLGFFWYALWSLLAGFSVYSNQIFFDCCRAFQGMGPAFLLPNAIAILGRTYKPGRRKNMVFSLFGASAPGGFFLGAVFSSMLGQLAWWPWAYWIMGIACFVLAVAGYFVIPHTPMPSRDASSFKLLERIDFAGSVTGVVGLILFNFAWNQGPVVGWQTPYTYALLIVGTFFLVIFAYIESRAAFPLLPFAALSSDTAFVLSCIAAGWASFGIWIFYTWQFMEDSRGQTPLLSSAQFSPVAISGFCAAVTTGFLLSHTPPSTVMLFAMTAFTVGTILIATAPVHQTYWAQTFVSIIVMPWGMDMSFPAATIMLSDSMPHEHQGLAASLVNTVVNYSISIGLGIAGTIESRVNDGGAKPLKGYRCSWYMGIGLSGLGIFVAATYAWSTFMKSKKRISEKQHFIE from the coding sequence ATGTCAACTAGCTCCTCCGTAACGCAGAAAAACTTGGATACAAACGCGGAAGCCTTGAAAAAGGAGGATAAAGTATTATCAGAGTTTGATATTCAGGATGAGAGGCCTAAATCCCTTTTATGGGAGAGTGCCTTTGTCGGAGTGCTGTGCTCTGCCCAACTAATGACTCAGGCAGGACTTGGACAATCATTAGCGCCGCTTCACATCATCGGTAACAGTTTTGGAACAACGAATGCTGGACAACTTAGTTGGTTTGCTTCCGCATATTCGCTAACTGTTGGTACATTCATTTTAATTGCTGGAAGACTCGGAGATATCTTCGGACACAAGAAATTCTTTGTCCTTGGCTTCTTTTGGTACGCACTTTGGTCCTTACTTGCTGGGTTTAGCGTCTACTCTAatcagattttttttgactgCTGTCGTGCATTTCAAGGCATGGGTCCGGCCTTTTTGTTGCCAAATGCCATTGCGATTCTCGGACGCACATATAAGCcaggaagaagaaaaaacatGGTCTTTAGTCTGTTTGGTGCTTCAGCACCTGGTGGCTTCTTCCTTGGGGCTGTTTTCTCATCCATGTTGGGTCAACTGGCGTGGTGGCCATGGGCTTACTGGATAATGGGTATTGCATGCTTTGTTTTAGCTGTAGCAGGTTACTTTGTAATCCCTCACACCCCCATGCCAAGCCGCGATGCCTCATCTTTCAAGTTGTTGGAACGAATCGATTTTGCAGGGTCAGTTACCGGCGTTGTTGGATTAATTCTCTTTAATTTCGCTTGGAACCAAGGCCCCGTTGTGGGTTGGCAAACTCCATACACATACGCTCTTTTGATAGTTGGtacctttttcttggttATTTTTGCATATATCGAGTCCCGAGCAGCTTTCCCTCTGCTACCATTTGCTGCTCTTTCTAGTGATACTGCTTTTGTACTTAGCTGCATAGCTGCGGGATGGGCCAGCTTTGGTATTTGGATATTCTATACATGGCAGTTCATGGAAGACTCAAGGGGCCAAACCCCCCTTCTTTCTAGTGCACAGTTTTCACCTGTAGCAATCAGTGGATTTTGTGCAGCCGTGACGACAGGTTTCCTTCTAAGCCATACACCCCCAAGCACAGTTATGCTTTTTGCGATGACAGCTTTCACAGTCGGAACTATATTGATTGCTACGGCCCCCGTTCACCAAACGTATTGGGCTCAAACGTTTGTGTCAATCATTGTTATGCCTTGGGGAATGGACATGTCCTTTCCGGCCGCTACAATAATGCTTAGTGACTCGATGCCACACGAACATCAAGGTCTTGCAGCCTCTTTGGTTAATACGGTGGTAAACTATTCGATATCGATAGGTTTGGGTATTGCAGGTACAATTGAATCTAGAGTAAATGACGGAGGTGCCAAGCCTTTGAAAGGATATCGTTGTTCGTGGTACATGGGCATCGGGTTGAGCGGACTTGGCATTTTTGTCGCAGCAACGTATGCATGGAGCACTTTTATGAAGTCTAAAAAAAGGATCTCCGAAAAGCAGCATTTTATAGAATAA
- the RDR1 gene encoding Rdr1p (Transcriptional repressor involved in regulating multidrug resistance; negatively regulates expression of the PDR5 gene; member of the Gal4p family of zinc cluster proteins): protein MASPGSTALPHKRQRVRKACVPCRERKRKCNGKSPCEMCVAYGYVCHYIDGRVPSASPQVQQVGETSPDTESRPFVLPGIHRNEQPQPINTQNVTSQNIVDPTKSRYTIQHSAVAFPRCLGLELRSTNPPRLHSFAWHCGIRPEENPNSHVLLSDLVTKEEYYRISKVYFSVVHPIFDVVNPEQLAKNVEKYWDGDVKTLEYGAVIAGVIALGSFFMGSLGHPREMDIVQYAKGILDDPTFSRIPTVEQVSAWVLRTIYLRATSRPHVAWLASCVTIHLSEAIGLHHEIDREDIAISNNVPPKRTTVVSEHTRRLFWCAWSINTILSYDYGRSSVTLNRITCKPVKETDGNFTAHLVALAHLIPQDSVNANAAQLLQALAAVHESPNAHPFLSLTKGDICLSLYRRLRLLNHILDKNVVLQIIDIGNTALSAAYALVKLDQAWWNVLSTSFQYVCVLLAIDTPESLSHVATAMKTLDNITQILGTRIAFEAQKTAKLLLEDSMKKKRQEIQQLEQATHQRSNLETTHLLDIDWDALLDPSDTLNFM, encoded by the coding sequence ATGGCATCCCCAGGATCGACAGCATTACCACACAAGCGACAAAGAGTCCGAAAGGCTTGCGTGCCCTGTAGGGAACGTAAAAGGAAATGTAATGGCAAATCTCCATGTGAAATGTGCGTTGCCTATGGATATGTATGTCATTATATTGACGGTCGTGTCCCTTCGGCATCACCTCAAGTGCAACAAGTAGGTGAAACATCTCCTGATACGGAGAGCAGACCTTTTGTTCTTCCGGGTATACATAGAAACGAACAACCGCAGCCTATAAATACACAGAACGTTACAAGTCAAAACATTGTAGATCCAACTAAGTCTAGGTACACGATCCAGCACTCTGCAGTTGCTTTCCCCCGCTGTCTTGGTCTCGAACTCCGATCAACTAATCCTCCACGCCTACATTCCTTCGCTTGGCATTGCGGAATCAGACCGGAAGAAAATCCAAACTCACATGTCCTTCTTTCTGATTTAGTTACAAAGGAAGAGTATTACCGTATCTcaaaagtttatttttcagTTGTTCACCCGATATTTGATGTTGTTAATCCAGAGCAACTGGCAAAgaatgttgaaaaatactGGGATGGCGACGTAAAAACCTTAGAGTATGGGGCTGTTATTGCAGGGGTGATAGCTTTAGGATCATTTTTTATGGGAAGTCTTGGCCATCCCCGAGAGATGGATATAGTACAATATGCCAAAGGGATCCTTGATGACCCGACTTTCAGTCGCATTCCCACGGTGGAGCAAGTCTCCGCATGGGTTTTGCGCACCATTTACCTGCGAGCCACTTCGAGGCCCCATGTAGCATGGTTAGCTAGCTGCGTAACCATCCATCTTTCTGAGGCAATTGGCCTGCATCATGAGATTGACAGAGAGGATATAGCGATATCGAACAACGTTCCACCAAAAAGAACTACTGTAGTGAGCGAACACACTAGAAGATTATTTTGGTGTGCATGGTCAATCAATACCATTCTTTCATATGACTATGGGCGCTCAAGTGTTACGCTGAATAGAATTACTTGCAAGCCAGTTAAGGAGACGGACGGTAATTTTACAGCTCATTTAGTCGCGTTAGCACACCTGATTCCCCAAGACAGCGTGAACGCAAACGCAGCGCAATTGTTGCAGGCCCTGGCGGCCGTTCATGAATCACCAAACGCACATCCGTTTTTGTCGTTGACCAAGGGTGATATATGCCTCTCTTTGTATAGAAGACTTCGTTTGCTGAATCATATTCTTGATAAAAATGTTGTTTTACAAATAATTGATATCGGCAACACTGCGCTATCAGCAGCATACGCTCTTGTAAAACTGGATCAAGCATGGTGGAATGTGTTGAGCACCTCATTCCAGTACGTCTGTGTCCTTCTTGCCATCGACACACCGGAAAGTCTTTCACATGTTGCTACTGCCATGAAAACGTTAGATAATATTACTCAAATTCTCGGTACACGTATTGCTTTTGAAGCACAAAAGACCGCAAAACTGCTTCTTGAGGATTccatgaaaaaaaaaagacaagaaaTTCAGCAGCTTGAGCAGGCAACTCACCAGAGATCTAATCTTGAAACTACTCACCTACTCGATATTGACTGGGATGCTTTGCTAGATCCATCAGACACGTTAAACTTTATGTAA